A DNA window from Acidimicrobiales bacterium contains the following coding sequences:
- a CDS encoding histidine phosphatase family protein, with product MSGEAPPGGGVPPGLRTVRVAPEGRTRVVLVRHGEAACNVAGVIGGRTGCTGLSPDGRRQAAALRTRLVETGELSGAGALYASVLARALETAGIAAPGIGGGAAPVADCGLCELHPGEADGLTWDEYRARFGDVDFDVRPDAVVAPGGESWTSFVARASGAVARLADAHKGELVVVVCHAGVIESTLLAFLPVAPDRGRLGLPTEHTSITEWERDGEAWRLVRYNDAAHLHTRAG from the coding sequence GTGCGCGTGGCCCCCGAGGGACGCACCCGGGTGGTGCTCGTCCGCCACGGTGAGGCCGCCTGCAACGTGGCCGGCGTCATCGGCGGGCGCACGGGCTGCACCGGCCTGTCACCCGACGGCCGCCGCCAGGCGGCGGCGCTGCGCACCCGGCTCGTCGAGACCGGCGAGCTGTCCGGCGCCGGCGCCCTCTACGCCAGCGTGCTCGCCCGCGCCCTCGAGACGGCGGGCATCGCCGCTCCGGGCATCGGCGGCGGGGCGGCCCCCGTGGCCGACTGCGGGTTGTGCGAGCTGCACCCCGGCGAGGCCGACGGGCTCACGTGGGACGAGTACCGCGCCCGGTTCGGCGACGTCGACTTCGACGTCCGCCCCGACGCGGTGGTGGCGCCGGGCGGGGAGAGCTGGACGTCCTTCGTGGCGCGCGCCTCGGGGGCGGTGGCGCGCCTCGCCGACGCGCACAAAGGCGAGCTCGTCGTGGTGGTCTGTCATGCCGGGGTCATCGAGTCGACGCTGCTGGCGTTCCTGCCGGTGGCGCCGGACCGGGGGCGCCTCGGGCTGCCCACGGAGCACACGTCGATCACCGAGTGGGAGCGCGACGGGGAGGCGTGGCGCCTGGTGCGCTACAACGATGCCGCCCACCTCCACACGCGGGCGGGCTGA